In Candidatus Sericytochromatia bacterium, a single window of DNA contains:
- the cas2 gene encoding CRISPR-associated endonuclease Cas2, with the protein MSGREARSPERRWFAVAFDVADDRRRRRLVKRLSAWGRRAQFSVFECQVALPDLARFEAELREELEADEDRLAFYELCASCRRRVRRHGQPYGFVAPMDGADGSCIVV; encoded by the coding sequence GGGAAGCGCGCTCACCCGAGCGCCGGTGGTTCGCGGTGGCCTTCGACGTGGCGGACGATCGCCGCCGTCGGCGCCTGGTCAAACGCCTGAGCGCCTGGGGTCGGCGGGCCCAGTTCAGCGTTTTCGAGTGCCAGGTGGCCTTGCCGGACCTGGCACGCTTCGAGGCAGAATTGCGCGAGGAATTGGAGGCCGACGAAGACCGGCTGGCCTTTTATGAACTCTGTGCCAGTTGCCGACGCCGGGTGCGCCGGCACGGCCAACCATATGGCTTCGTGGCGCCGATGGACGGCGCGGATGGCAGTTGCATCGTGGTGTGA